A single window of Gossypium arboreum isolate Shixiya-1 chromosome 13, ASM2569848v2, whole genome shotgun sequence DNA harbors:
- the LOC128286791 gene encoding uncharacterized protein LOC128286791, which yields MAQLLRATDKGKAPMAITGEKEEDHPLGFTPPHGPTQIEALRRRPSVTIRPQHGPPPYPKWYDANARCEYHTGISEHSIENCTGFKKAVERLIKMGVVKFDSTPNTENPLPNHDDQEVNAIGEASERRMKENVAEVRMPMKVIWEEMMKRGMITSRKEIEKRRNYCVFHGEEGHETQNCEEFRALVSYKREISVLKDEQKGTSQPRIIISLPGNNEVGTPAVPKVIIHKPTPFPYKDSKRVPWGYDCSVTVPEEENITSASKDVQVECSHTWSGKHYDTWGVRERPTKAKGVSTKKEKGAEMPVKEPVKEEEAKEFLKFLKYSDADNFIYFNDDEIPLGGRGSTKALHITTRRKGYTLPSVLVDNGSALNVLPLSTLNRLPVDDSHMKTCQNVVRAFDGTERKVIGRIDIPLEIGPNMYEVDFLVMDIKPSYNFLLGRPWIHLARVVSSSLHQKLKLVTDGRLITINTEEDIIAAVISKAPYVETNEEYIEYSFRSLEFVNATFISEGSELPVPRIARATRMALHMMVGKEALPGKGLGKYLQGGTQIPELKEKRDRFGLGFKLDYKQRRKEIEKCQEGRRARLNRRKVEWEPMKFPPISQTFLSRSASSSNKTGLQASPQKLQRMRPDIVLKIKVEVKKQFNAGFLQQVKVQPDKDAS from the exons CCTccatatcctaaatggtatgatgcaaacgcCAGATGCGAGTACCACACTGGAATATCGGAGCACTCAATTGAAAATTGTACCGGATTCAAGAAGGCCGTGGAGAGGTTGATCAAGATGGGGGTTGTAAAATTTGATAGTACCCCAAATACTGAAAACCCTTTGCCAAATCACGACGATCAAGAAGTGAATGCCATCGGCGAAGCTAGTGAGAGAAGGATGAAGGAAAATGTTGCTGAGGTGAGGATGCCTATGAAGGTGATTTGGGAGGAGATGATGAAGAGAGGGATGATAACCTCtaggaaagaaatagaaaaaaggAGGAACTACTGTGTGTTCCATGGAGAAGAGGGTCATGAGACCCAAAATTGTGAAGAATTCAGAGCATTGGT CTCTTATAAAAGAGAAATAAGTGTGCtgaaagatgaacaaaaaggAACCAGCCAGCCAAGGATTATTATCTCCCTGCCAGGGAATAACGAAGTGGGGACACCAGCAGTGCCCAAGGTCATTATCCATAAGCctactcctttcccttacaaggatagcAAGAGAGTACCATGGGGTTATGACTGTAGTGTGACAGTGCCGGAGGAAGAAAATATAACTAGCGCATCTAAAGACGTGCAAGTTGAATGTTCCCACACGTGGAGTGGGAAGCATTATGATACGTGGGGCGTCAGAGAGAGGCCCACAAAAGCAAAAGGTGTTAGTACGAAGAAAGAGAAAGGGGCTGAAATGCCTGTTAAGGAGCCAGTAAAGGAAGaggaggctaaggaatttctaaagtttCTTAAGTATAGCGA CGCggataatttcatctactttaatgatgatgaaatcccactGGGGGGCAGAGGGTCAACTAAGGCCTTGCACATTACCACTCGTCGCAAGGGGTACACACTCCCAAGCGTGCTCGTTGATAATGGATCGGCTTTGAATGTTTTACCGTTGTCTACATTAAACAGATTACCCGTTGACGattctcacatgaagacatgtcaaaatgtggtaagagccttcgacGGTACAGAAAGGAAGGTGATAGGAAGAATTGACATTCCCTTGGAAATTGGGCCGAACATGTATGAAGTAGACTTCttggtaatggatatcaagccttCCTACAATTTCTTATTAGGTAGGCCATGGATACACTTGGCGAGAGTGGTGTCCTCGTCGTTGCACCAGAAATTGAAATTAGTGACCGATGgacggttaataaccatcaatacggaggaggacattatagccgCAGTCAttagcaaggccccttatgtcgagaCGAATGAAGAGTATATTGAGTACTCCTTCCGCTCTTTAGAATTTGTGAATGCGACTTTCATTTCGGAAGGGAGCGAGCTACCGGTGCCAAGAATAGCAAGAGCTACGAGGATGGCTCTACATATGATGGTAGGAAAGGAAGCCTTACCAGGAAAAGGATTAGGGAAATACCTACAAGGAGGGACTCAAATCCCAGAACTTAAAGAGAAGAGAGATCGCTTTGGTCTAGGTTTTAAACTAGATTATAAGCAAAGGAGGAAGGAAATTGAGAAGTGCCAAGAAGGAAGAAGGGCACGCCTTAATAGAAGAAAAGTGGAGTGGGAACCCATGAAATTCCCTCCAATATCCCAAACCTTCCTATCGAGAAG TGCATCgtcttccaataagacaggattgCAAGCCAGTCCACAAAAGTTGCaaagaatgaggccagatattgtACTGAAAATAAAGGTCGAGGTTAAGAAGCAGTTCAATGCAGGATTCTTACAACAGGTCAA ggtacaaccagataaagatgcatcctga